Proteins co-encoded in one Streptomyces sp. JH34 genomic window:
- a CDS encoding NAD(P)-binding domain-containing protein produces MRRDAFTRGTPHRKVGFMKIGIIGAGNIGGNLVRRLTALGHDVSVSNSRGPETLKALAEETGATAVTSTEAARGARIVVVTVPLKAVPDLPSGILDGAADDVAVIDTGNYYPQQRDGRIPAIEDGLTESRWTEQRIGHAVVKAFNGTYAQDILDKGSPQGTPGRQALPVAGDDPAAKQAVRDLIDELGFDTVDAGGIDDSWRQQPGTPVYGNRGDAGAITKALADASQERTADWRA; encoded by the coding sequence ATCCGGCGAGACGCTTTCACTCGGGGCACTCCGCATCGGAAGGTCGGATTCATGAAGATCGGCATCATCGGGGCAGGCAACATCGGCGGCAATCTCGTCCGGCGGCTCACGGCACTGGGACATGACGTGTCCGTCTCCAACTCGCGCGGGCCCGAGACGCTGAAGGCTCTGGCCGAGGAGACCGGGGCGACGGCGGTCACCTCCACGGAGGCGGCTCGGGGAGCCCGGATCGTGGTGGTGACCGTTCCTCTCAAGGCTGTGCCGGACCTGCCCTCGGGCATTCTCGACGGAGCGGCGGACGATGTCGCCGTCATCGACACGGGGAACTACTATCCCCAGCAGCGTGACGGACGTATTCCCGCCATCGAGGACGGGCTGACCGAAAGCCGTTGGACCGAGCAGCGGATCGGCCACGCCGTGGTCAAGGCGTTCAACGGTACCTACGCCCAGGACATCCTGGACAAGGGTTCCCCGCAGGGCACACCCGGACGGCAGGCCCTTCCGGTCGCCGGCGACGATCCGGCGGCCAAGCAGGCGGTCCGTGACCTGATCGACGAGCTGGGCTTCGACACCGTGGACGCGGGCGGCATCGACGATTCCTGGCGCCAGCAGCCGGGCACCCCGGTGTACGGGAACCGGGGCGACGCCGGTGCCATCACGAAGGCCTTGGCCGACGCGTCACAGGAACGCACCGCCGACTGGCGCGCCTGA
- a CDS encoding SRPBCC domain-containing protein, with protein MDAVFKALADPTRRGLLDELFRDDGQTLGALESRFEITRFAVMKHLKLLEAAGLVVTRRRGREKLHFLNPVPIRLVHDRWVSKYAEPWAAGLSDLKSRLENPMEKVFEIYIRTTPERLWEAITDPEIRSKYNFGARVVSDWAEGSRFEMGAPGAPGPLGEGQNLEVDPPRRLVQSMVALWSDEVRDEGATRITWEIEPVGDSCRLTVTHDELRDGANEELYGGWPMILSGLKTWLETGELLTTPGSLMYGSDQ; from the coding sequence ATGGACGCTGTGTTCAAAGCTCTGGCCGATCCGACACGACGCGGCCTGCTCGACGAGCTGTTCCGTGACGACGGGCAGACACTGGGGGCGTTGGAGTCCCGCTTCGAGATCACACGGTTCGCAGTCATGAAGCACCTCAAGCTGCTGGAGGCGGCGGGGCTGGTCGTCACACGACGGCGGGGGCGGGAGAAGCTCCACTTCCTGAACCCGGTGCCCATCCGGCTCGTCCACGACCGGTGGGTGAGCAAGTACGCCGAGCCCTGGGCGGCCGGTCTCAGTGACCTCAAGAGCCGACTGGAGAATCCGATGGAGAAGGTCTTCGAGATCTACATCCGCACCACTCCCGAGCGTCTCTGGGAGGCGATCACCGACCCTGAGATCAGAAGCAAGTACAACTTCGGCGCCCGCGTCGTCTCGGACTGGGCCGAGGGCTCACGCTTCGAGATGGGTGCTCCCGGTGCTCCCGGCCCGCTGGGTGAGGGGCAGAACCTGGAGGTCGATCCGCCGCGCAGGCTCGTGCAGAGCATGGTGGCCCTCTGGAGCGACGAGGTGAGGGACGAGGGCGCGACCCGTATCACCTGGGAGATCGAGCCAGTCGGAGATTCCTGCCGGCTGACCGTCACTCACGACGAGCTCCGCGACGGCGCCAACGAGGAGCTGTACGGCGGATGGCCGATGATCCTCTCCGGTCTGAAGACCTGGCTGGAGACCGGGGAGCTCCTCACTACCCCCGGCTCCCTCATGTACGGCAGCGATCAGTAA
- a CDS encoding rhamnulokinase family protein produces MPATSRHDPVFAAVDLGATSGRVITGRVGPDDLVLAEAHRFANTPVRLPGGLHWDVLALYQGMLDGLRAAARGGPVTSVGIDTWAVDYGLLDSDGSLLGLPFHYRDGRNVAAAEEVLARCDAQELYGVGGLQHLPFNTVFQLEAHRSTAQWPAARTLLLMPDLLVYWLTGSVGAEVTNASTTGLFDARTGDWSDALMGRLGLERSLFPALREPGARAGTLLPHVAAFTGLAADTPVTTVASHDTASAVAAVPATEPGFAYVSCGTWSLAGLELDAPVLTEESRAANFTNERGVDGTVRHLRNIMGMWLLEECRRTWERDGTPTGLEALLAEAARARPFAAVIDPDDPVFLAPGDMPSRIDAALTRTGQPTPDGPGGYVRCVLESLALAHRRTLREAAGLTGRELTRIHLVGGGSRNELLCQWTADATGLPVTAGPAEATALGNVLLQARAHGLVGGLTDMRRLVARTQELHHYAPQGDPTDWDRAADRLTA; encoded by the coding sequence ATGCCTGCGACTTCACGACACGACCCGGTGTTCGCCGCGGTGGACCTGGGCGCCACCAGCGGCCGGGTGATCACCGGGAGGGTCGGCCCCGACGACCTGGTGCTGGCCGAGGCGCACCGCTTCGCGAATACCCCGGTCCGGCTCCCCGGCGGGCTCCACTGGGACGTACTCGCCCTCTACCAGGGCATGCTGGACGGGCTGCGCGCGGCGGCGCGAGGCGGCCCGGTGACGTCGGTGGGCATCGACACCTGGGCCGTGGACTACGGCCTCCTGGATTCCGACGGGTCGCTCCTCGGGCTTCCGTTCCACTACCGCGACGGGCGAAACGTCGCCGCTGCCGAGGAGGTCCTGGCCCGCTGCGACGCGCAGGAGCTGTACGGCGTCGGCGGGCTGCAGCATCTGCCGTTCAACACGGTCTTCCAGCTGGAGGCCCACCGTTCCACCGCTCAGTGGCCCGCGGCCCGGACCCTGCTGCTGATGCCCGATCTGCTGGTGTACTGGCTGACGGGGTCGGTGGGGGCGGAAGTGACCAACGCCTCGACGACGGGGCTCTTCGACGCGCGCACCGGTGACTGGTCCGACGCGCTGATGGGGCGGTTGGGGCTGGAGCGTTCCCTGTTCCCCGCCCTGCGAGAGCCGGGTGCGCGGGCGGGGACCCTTCTTCCGCATGTGGCGGCGTTCACCGGTCTCGCGGCGGACACGCCGGTGACCACGGTCGCGTCGCACGACACCGCGTCGGCTGTGGCCGCGGTCCCGGCGACCGAACCGGGGTTCGCGTACGTGTCGTGCGGCACCTGGTCGTTGGCCGGTCTGGAACTGGACGCGCCGGTGCTGACGGAGGAGTCGAGGGCGGCGAACTTCACCAACGAGCGCGGTGTGGACGGCACGGTGCGCCATCTCCGCAACATCATGGGGATGTGGCTGCTGGAGGAGTGCCGTCGTACGTGGGAGCGTGACGGTACGCCGACCGGTCTCGAGGCTCTGCTCGCGGAGGCGGCGCGGGCCCGGCCGTTCGCCGCCGTGATCGACCCGGACGACCCCGTGTTCCTGGCGCCGGGCGACATGCCGTCCCGGATCGACGCCGCTCTCACCCGGACCGGGCAGCCGACGCCGGACGGCCCCGGCGGCTACGTGCGGTGCGTGCTGGAGAGTCTGGCGCTGGCGCACCGCAGGACGCTGCGCGAGGCCGCCGGGCTGACGGGTCGCGAGCTGACGCGGATCCATCTGGTCGGTGGCGGCTCCCGCAACGAGCTGCTGTGCCAGTGGACCGCCGACGCGACCGGTCTGCCGGTCACTGCGGGGCCCGCCGAGGCCACCGCGCTCGGGAACGTACTGCTCCAGGCACGGGCCCACGGGCTGGTGGGCGGGCTGACGGACATGCGCAGGCTGGTCGCCCGCACCCAGGAGCTCCACCACTACGCACCACAGGGGGATCCCACGGACTGGGACCGGGCCGCCGACCGCCTGACCGCCTGA
- a CDS encoding GH25 family lysozyme → MLHGVDVSAYQTDFDTDGQDFVFVKATEGRSYVNPRLKSQAKRVRDADCVVGFYHFLWPGHAKDQAEYFVERTPEREGDLLAVDWEQTGEGTRASSADKDHFIREVKRLRPHHRVLLYCNRSFWINHDTSSYSGDGLWIADYGKAAAPRIDAPWRIHQYTDDPLDKNVADFPSREALRAWATA, encoded by the coding sequence GTGCTGCACGGCGTCGATGTCAGCGCCTATCAGACGGATTTCGACACGGACGGTCAGGACTTCGTCTTCGTCAAGGCGACCGAGGGCCGTTCCTACGTCAATCCACGGCTGAAGAGCCAGGCGAAACGCGTCCGGGACGCCGACTGCGTCGTCGGCTTCTACCACTTCCTCTGGCCAGGACACGCGAAGGATCAGGCGGAGTACTTCGTGGAGAGGACCCCGGAGCGGGAGGGCGACCTGCTCGCCGTCGACTGGGAACAGACGGGTGAGGGCACACGCGCGAGCAGCGCGGACAAGGACCACTTCATCCGCGAGGTGAAGAGGCTGAGGCCGCACCACCGTGTCCTGCTCTACTGCAACCGCTCCTTCTGGATCAACCACGACACGAGCTCCTACTCCGGCGACGGACTCTGGATCGCCGACTACGGCAAGGCGGCCGCACCTCGTATCGACGCGCCCTGGCGCATCCACCAGTACACCGACGACCCCCTCGACAAGAACGTCGCCGACTTCCCCTCACGTGAGGCGCTGCGGGCCTGGGCCACCGCCTGA
- a CDS encoding bifunctional aldolase/short-chain dehydrogenase: protein MTSATHAEVAALLERAHRIGSDPRNTNYAGGNTSAKATAADPVTGGEAELLWVKGSGGDLGTLTEAGLAVLRLDRVRALKDVYPGVEREDEMVSAFDYCLHGKGGAAPSIDTAMHALVEAAHVDHLHPDSGIALACAADGEKLTAECFGDKVAWVGWRRPGFQLGLDIAAVKEANPQAVGVILGGHGITAWGDTSEECERNALWMIRTAETFLEEHGRAEPFGAVLPGREALDREARRERAAALAPVIRGLASTDRPQVGHFTDASPVLDFLSRAEHPRLAALGTSCPDHFLRTKVSPLVLDLPAGAPLEEAVARLGVLHEEYREAYRAYYGRHATPDSPAMRGADPAIVLVPGVGMFSFGKDKQTARVAGEFYLNAINVMRGAEAVSTYAPIEESEKFRIEYWELEEAKLRRMPKQKALATRVALVTGAGSGIGKAIAHRLVGEGACVVVADLNAENAVAVAEELGGPDKAVAVTVDVTSEEQIVEAFKAAALAFGGVDLVVNNAGISISKPLLETSARDWDLQHDIMARGSFLVSREAARMMRAQGLGGDIVYIASKNAVFAGPNNIAYSATKADQAHQVRLLAAELGEHGIRVNGVNPDGVVRGSGIFAAGWGAQRAATYGIEEEKLGEFYAQRTILKREVLPEHVANAVFALTGGDLTHTTGLHVPVDAGVAAAFLR from the coding sequence ATGACGTCCGCGACGCACGCCGAAGTCGCCGCGCTCCTGGAGCGCGCCCACCGGATCGGCTCCGACCCCCGCAACACCAACTACGCCGGTGGCAACACCTCGGCCAAGGCGACGGCGGCCGACCCGGTAACCGGTGGCGAGGCCGAACTCCTCTGGGTCAAGGGCTCGGGCGGCGACCTCGGCACGCTGACCGAGGCCGGTCTCGCCGTGCTCCGGCTGGACCGGGTGCGGGCGCTCAAGGACGTGTACCCGGGGGTGGAGCGCGAGGACGAGATGGTCTCCGCCTTCGACTACTGCCTGCACGGCAAGGGGGGCGCGGCCCCGTCGATCGACACCGCGATGCACGCGCTCGTGGAGGCAGCGCACGTCGACCATCTGCACCCGGACTCGGGGATCGCGCTGGCGTGCGCGGCCGACGGCGAGAAGCTGACCGCCGAGTGCTTCGGTGACAAGGTCGCCTGGGTCGGCTGGCGGCGGCCCGGCTTCCAGCTGGGACTCGACATCGCGGCGGTCAAGGAGGCCAACCCCCAGGCGGTCGGCGTGATCCTCGGCGGTCACGGCATCACCGCGTGGGGCGACACCTCCGAGGAGTGCGAGCGCAACGCCCTCTGGATGATCCGCACCGCGGAGACGTTCCTGGAGGAGCACGGAAGAGCCGAGCCCTTCGGCGCCGTTCTCCCGGGCCGGGAGGCCCTCGACCGGGAGGCACGCCGGGAGCGGGCCGCCGCTCTCGCCCCGGTGATCCGCGGTCTCGCGTCCACGGACCGCCCGCAGGTGGGGCACTTCACCGACGCGTCCCCCGTACTGGACTTCCTCTCGCGTGCCGAGCACCCCCGACTCGCCGCGCTCGGCACGTCCTGTCCCGACCACTTCCTCCGGACGAAGGTCAGCCCCCTGGTCCTCGACCTGCCGGCCGGCGCACCGCTGGAGGAGGCCGTGGCCCGGCTCGGGGTGCTGCACGAGGAGTACCGGGAGGCGTACCGCGCGTACTACGGGCGCCATGCGACACCGGACTCACCGGCGATGCGCGGAGCGGACCCGGCGATCGTGCTGGTGCCGGGGGTCGGCATGTTCTCGTTCGGCAAGGACAAGCAGACCGCCCGTGTCGCCGGGGAGTTCTACCTCAACGCGATCAACGTGATGCGCGGAGCCGAGGCGGTGTCCACGTACGCCCCGATCGAGGAGTCCGAGAAGTTCCGCATCGAGTACTGGGAGCTGGAGGAGGCCAAGCTCCGGCGGATGCCGAAGCAGAAGGCACTGGCCACGCGGGTCGCGCTCGTCACCGGTGCCGGGTCGGGCATCGGCAAGGCCATCGCGCACCGCCTCGTCGGGGAGGGCGCGTGTGTCGTCGTCGCGGACCTGAACGCGGAGAACGCGGTGGCTGTCGCCGAGGAGCTCGGCGGCCCGGACAAGGCCGTCGCGGTGACGGTCGACGTCACGTCCGAGGAACAGATCGTCGAGGCGTTCAAGGCCGCCGCGCTCGCCTTCGGAGGCGTGGACCTCGTCGTGAACAACGCCGGGATCTCCATCTCCAAGCCCCTGCTGGAGACTTCGGCACGGGACTGGGACCTCCAGCACGACATCATGGCGCGCGGTTCGTTCCTGGTCTCACGCGAGGCGGCCCGGATGATGCGGGCGCAGGGCCTGGGCGGCGACATCGTCTACATCGCCTCCAAGAACGCCGTGTTCGCCGGCCCGAACAACATCGCCTACTCGGCGACCAAGGCGGACCAGGCCCACCAGGTACGCCTCCTCGCGGCCGAGCTGGGTGAGCACGGGATCAGGGTCAACGGGGTCAATCCGGACGGGGTCGTACGCGGCTCCGGCATCTTCGCGGCGGGCTGGGGTGCGCAGCGCGCGGCGACCTACGGCATCGAGGAGGAGAAGCTGGGCGAGTTCTACGCCCAGCGGACGATCCTCAAGCGCGAGGTGCTCCCGGAGCACGTCGCCAACGCCGTCTTCGCTCTGACCGGTGGGGACCTCACCCACACCACCGGCCTCCACGTCCCCGTCGACGCCGGTGTGGCAGCGGCGTTCCTTCGCTGA
- the ctaD gene encoding cytochrome c oxidase subunit I translates to MTTRGPAVSAEADEAYQDELPVRRRQPGNVVIRWLTTTDHKTIGTLYLTTSFAFFLGGGVLALVMRAELARPGTQIVSNEQFNQAFTMHGTIMLLMFATPLFAGFANWIMPLQIGAPDVAFPRLNMFAYWLYLFGSLIAVAGFLTPQGAADFGWFAYTPLTDAVRTPGVGADLWIMGLAFSGFGTILGSVNFITTIICMRAPGMTMFRMPIFTWNVLLTGVLVLLAFPVLAAALLALEVDRKFGALIFDPSNGGALLWQHLFWFFGHPEVYIIALPFFGIVSEIIPVFSRKPIFGYVGLVAATIAIAGLSATVWAHHMYVTGGVLLPFFSFMTFLIAVPTGVKFFNWIGTMWKGSLSFETPMLWSVGFLVTFLFGGLTGVILASPPLDFEVSDSYFVVAHFHYVVFGTVVFAMFAGFHFWWPKFTGKMLDERLGKMTFWTLFVGFHGTFLVQHWLGAEGMPRRYADYLAADGFTTLNTVSSISSFLLGLSMLPFVYNVWKTAKYGKKIEVDDPWGYGRSLEWATSCPPPRHNFLTLPRIRSESPAFDLHHPSIRALEETTNRPHESVTVAPGDKQE, encoded by the coding sequence GTGACGACGAGGGGTCCCGCAGTCTCGGCGGAAGCCGATGAGGCCTACCAGGACGAACTGCCTGTGCGGCGTCGGCAGCCGGGGAACGTGGTGATCAGGTGGCTGACCACCACCGACCACAAGACGATCGGCACGCTGTATCTGACCACCTCGTTCGCCTTCTTCCTCGGCGGTGGTGTCCTGGCACTCGTCATGCGCGCGGAACTGGCCCGTCCGGGTACGCAGATCGTCTCGAACGAGCAGTTCAACCAGGCGTTCACGATGCACGGCACGATCATGCTGCTGATGTTCGCGACGCCGCTGTTCGCAGGATTCGCGAACTGGATCATGCCGCTGCAGATCGGCGCGCCCGACGTGGCGTTCCCGCGGCTGAACATGTTCGCGTACTGGCTGTACCTCTTCGGTTCGCTGATCGCCGTGGCCGGCTTCCTCACCCCGCAGGGCGCGGCCGACTTCGGCTGGTTCGCCTACACCCCGCTCACCGACGCCGTTCGTACCCCAGGGGTCGGAGCCGACCTGTGGATCATGGGTCTGGCCTTCTCCGGCTTCGGCACCATCCTCGGCTCGGTCAACTTCATCACCACGATCATCTGCATGCGCGCGCCCGGTATGACGATGTTCCGCATGCCGATCTTCACCTGGAACGTCCTGCTGACCGGCGTCCTGGTCCTGCTGGCCTTCCCCGTGCTCGCCGCCGCGCTGCTCGCACTCGAGGTCGACCGCAAGTTCGGCGCGCTGATCTTCGATCCGTCCAACGGCGGCGCGCTGCTGTGGCAGCACCTCTTCTGGTTCTTCGGCCATCCAGAGGTGTACATCATCGCCCTGCCGTTCTTCGGCATCGTCTCCGAGATCATTCCGGTCTTCAGCCGCAAGCCGATCTTCGGGTACGTCGGACTGGTCGCCGCGACGATCGCCATCGCCGGCCTCTCGGCGACCGTGTGGGCACACCACATGTACGTCACGGGCGGCGTTCTCCTGCCGTTCTTCTCCTTCATGACGTTCCTGATCGCCGTGCCCACCGGGGTCAAATTCTTCAACTGGATCGGCACGATGTGGAAGGGGTCGTTGTCGTTCGAGACACCCATGCTGTGGTCGGTGGGCTTCCTCGTCACCTTCCTCTTCGGCGGTCTGACCGGCGTGATCCTGGCCTCGCCGCCGCTCGACTTCGAGGTCTCCGACTCGTACTTCGTGGTCGCGCACTTCCACTACGTCGTCTTCGGCACCGTGGTCTTCGCGATGTTCGCCGGATTCCACTTCTGGTGGCCTAAGTTCACCGGCAAGATGCTGGACGAGCGTCTCGGGAAGATGACCTTCTGGACGCTGTTCGTCGGCTTCCACGGCACCTTCCTGGTGCAGCACTGGCTGGGCGCCGAGGGCATGCCCCGGCGTTACGCGGACTACCTCGCCGCCGACGGCTTCACCACTCTGAACACGGTCTCGTCGATCTCCTCGTTCCTGCTCGGACTGTCGATGCTCCCGTTCGTGTACAACGTCTGGAAGACCGCCAAGTACGGCAAGAAGATCGAGGTCGACGACCCCTGGGGCTACGGCCGTTCCCTCGAATGGGCGACCTCCTGCCCGCCGCCCCGGCACAACTTCCTGACCCTTCCCCGGATCCGCTCGGAATCGCCCGCGTTCGACCTGCACCACCCGTCGATCCGTGCGCTCGAGGAGACGACGAACCGTCCTCACGAATCCGTCACGGTGGCTCCCGGGGACAAGCAGGAATAG
- the rhaI gene encoding L-rhamnose isomerase, which translates to MSDVSAVKAALKSQVIETPSWGYGNSGTRFKVFAQPGVPRDPFEKLADAAQVHAHTGVAPKVSLHIPWDRVEDYAALTRYAEEHGLRIGAINSNVFQDDAFRLGSVTHPDPKVRRKATDHLLECVDIMDATGSPDLKLWFSDGTNYPGQDDIAGRQDRLADALAEVYERLGDDQRMLLEYKLFEPAFYTTDVPDWGTAYAHCLKLGPKAQVVVDTGHHAPGTNIEFIVAFLLHEGKLGAFDFNSRFYADDDLMAGAADPFQLFRIMHEVVRNGGLEAETNVNFMLDQCHNIEAKIPAVIRSVMNVQEATAKALLIDAEALSEAQRSGDVLAANGVLMDAFNTDVRPLLAEVREELGLARDPFAAYLTSGNQERIAADRVGGEQAGWGA; encoded by the coding sequence ATGTCTGATGTGTCGGCCGTCAAGGCAGCTCTGAAGTCTCAGGTCATCGAGACGCCCTCCTGGGGTTACGGCAACTCCGGGACCCGCTTCAAGGTCTTCGCCCAGCCCGGTGTCCCGCGCGACCCGTTCGAGAAGCTGGCGGACGCGGCGCAGGTGCACGCCCACACCGGGGTCGCGCCCAAGGTCTCGCTGCACATTCCGTGGGACAGGGTGGAGGACTACGCGGCGCTGACCCGGTACGCGGAGGAGCACGGGCTGCGCATCGGTGCGATCAACTCCAATGTCTTCCAGGACGACGCCTTCAGACTGGGCTCGGTCACCCACCCGGATCCGAAGGTCCGCCGCAAGGCCACGGACCATCTGCTCGAGTGCGTGGACATCATGGACGCCACCGGCTCTCCCGACCTCAAGCTGTGGTTCTCGGACGGCACCAACTACCCGGGCCAGGACGACATCGCGGGCCGCCAGGACCGTTTGGCCGATGCACTGGCCGAGGTCTACGAGCGGCTCGGCGACGACCAGCGGATGCTGCTGGAGTACAAGCTCTTCGAGCCCGCCTTCTACACCACCGACGTCCCGGACTGGGGCACCGCGTACGCCCACTGCCTCAAGCTGGGCCCGAAGGCGCAGGTCGTCGTCGACACCGGCCATCACGCACCGGGCACCAACATCGAGTTCATCGTGGCCTTCCTCCTGCACGAGGGGAAGCTCGGCGCGTTCGACTTCAACTCCCGCTTCTACGCGGACGACGACCTGATGGCGGGGGCGGCCGACCCGTTCCAGCTGTTCCGGATCATGCATGAAGTGGTCAGGAACGGTGGTCTGGAGGCCGAGACCAACGTCAACTTCATGCTCGACCAGTGCCACAACATCGAGGCGAAGATCCCGGCCGTCATCCGCTCGGTCATGAACGTCCAGGAAGCGACCGCCAAGGCGCTGCTGATCGACGCCGAGGCGCTCTCAGAGGCCCAGCGCTCCGGAGACGTCCTCGCTGCCAACGGCGTACTGATGGACGCGTTCAACACGGACGTACGGCCGCTGCTCGCCGAGGTCCGCGAGGAACTCGGCCTGGCCCGCGACCCGTTCGCGGCCTACCTGACCTCCGGCAACCAGGAGCGCATCGCCGCCGACCGCGTCGGCGGGGAGCAGGCGGGCTGGGGCGCCTGA
- a CDS encoding enoyl-CoA hydratase/isomerase family protein, which yields MNEDEPVLLHTEGHILHITLNRPRALNALTHTMVRCIDEALVRAAADDTVTAVVIGGAGGRGLCAGGDIRSIYEDARAGRSASVDFWRDEYRLNARIARFPKPYVALMDGIVMGGGVGVSAHGDVRVVTERSRVAMPETGIGFVPDVGGTHLLAAAPGELGTHLALTGRAVGAADAILCGLADHFVPSDHLTDLTTELAGSVTSAEVEETVRRYATTAPEGELAAQRTWIDGCYAADTVEEIIDRLSDSGLTAAKEAAATLLTVSPTALKVTLAAVRRAGRLGSLEAALDQEFRVSCRAFAGHDLVEGVRARIIDKDRTPRWSPAEVREVTAAEVARHFEPLGEQELGLAAS from the coding sequence ATGAACGAGGACGAGCCCGTCCTGCTGCACACCGAGGGTCACATCCTGCACATCACCCTCAACCGACCGCGGGCGCTGAACGCACTGACCCACACCATGGTGCGCTGCATCGACGAGGCGCTCGTCCGGGCCGCCGCCGACGACACGGTCACCGCGGTCGTGATCGGCGGAGCCGGCGGCCGGGGCCTCTGCGCGGGTGGCGACATCCGCTCGATCTACGAGGACGCCCGGGCGGGCCGCAGCGCCTCCGTGGACTTCTGGCGCGACGAGTACCGGCTCAATGCGCGGATCGCCCGGTTCCCGAAGCCGTACGTGGCGCTCATGGACGGCATCGTGATGGGCGGCGGGGTGGGCGTGTCCGCCCATGGCGACGTGCGTGTCGTCACCGAGCGTTCACGCGTCGCGATGCCCGAGACCGGAATCGGCTTCGTCCCGGACGTAGGAGGGACCCACCTGCTGGCCGCGGCACCCGGCGAGCTCGGTACCCATCTCGCCCTCACCGGCCGGGCGGTCGGCGCTGCCGACGCCATCCTGTGCGGACTGGCCGACCACTTCGTCCCGTCGGACCACCTCACCGACCTCACCACGGAGCTCGCGGGGAGCGTGACATCCGCGGAGGTGGAGGAGACCGTACGACGGTACGCGACCACCGCACCGGAAGGAGAGCTCGCCGCACAGCGCACCTGGATCGACGGGTGCTACGCCGCCGACACCGTCGAGGAGATCATCGACCGTCTGTCGGACAGCGGGCTGACGGCGGCGAAGGAGGCAGCCGCCACCCTCCTCACGGTGTCACCGACCGCGCTCAAGGTCACTCTGGCCGCCGTCCGCCGGGCCGGGCGGCTCGGCAGCCTCGAAGCAGCCCTCGACCAGGAGTTCCGTGTGTCCTGCCGGGCCTTCGCCGGACACGACCTGGTGGAGGGCGTACGCGCCCGGATCATCGACAAGGACCGCACCCCCCGGTGGAGTCCGGCGGAGGTCCGTGAGGTGACCGCTGCCGAGGTCGCCCGGCACTTCGAGCCGCTCGGCGAGCAGGAACTGGGCCTCGCCGCGAGCTGA
- a CDS encoding SRPBCC family protein, whose amino-acid sequence MARTMSVSDSILIRMAPSAVYAELSDPTAMGRWSPENRGARVLGEHRGAHVGMVFEGRNRRGSFRWTTKCTVTAADPGERFAFRVHAIGARRPLLPGAIALWEYRFESVDGCTRVTETWTDNRRSWPDFLANAFDRVATRGHTFAEFQRGNIRTTLERLKAVLEQDGSADGRVGDGLRHG is encoded by the coding sequence ATGGCTCGCACGATGTCCGTTTCGGACAGCATCCTGATCCGCATGGCGCCGTCGGCCGTGTACGCGGAGCTGAGCGATCCCACCGCGATGGGACGCTGGAGCCCGGAGAACAGGGGTGCGAGGGTGCTCGGGGAACACCGGGGCGCCCATGTCGGCATGGTCTTCGAGGGGCGCAACAGGCGCGGCTCCTTCCGGTGGACGACGAAGTGCACGGTGACGGCCGCCGATCCGGGCGAGCGCTTCGCCTTTCGCGTGCACGCCATCGGGGCGCGCCGGCCGCTCCTGCCCGGGGCGATCGCGTTGTGGGAGTACCGGTTCGAGTCGGTCGACGGCTGCACGCGTGTCACGGAGACGTGGACGGACAACCGGCGGTCGTGGCCCGACTTCCTCGCCAACGCCTTCGACCGGGTCGCGACGCGGGGGCATACGTTCGCCGAATTCCAGCGCGGCAACATCCGCACGACGCTGGAGCGTCTCAAAGCGGTTCTGGAGCAGGACGGATCGGCGGACGGCCGCGTGGGGGACGGGCTGCGTCACGGGTGA